Proteins from a single region of Flaviflexus salsibiostraticola:
- the miaB gene encoding tRNA (N6-isopentenyl adenosine(37)-C2)-methylthiotransferase MiaB, producing the protein MTETALPRTYAIRTLGCQMNVHDSERLAGLLEGAGYRHVDTVPEAAARATDAGDAGADIIVLNTCSVRENAASRLFGNLGQLAAVKRDRPGMQIAVGGCLAQQMRDGIVERAPWVDVVLGTHNLDVLPTLLERARHNSEAAVEIEESLKVFPSTLPTKRESAYAAWVSISVGCNNTCTFCIVPHLRGKERDRRPGEVLAEIGAVVADGALEVTLLGQNVNSYGVGFGQKGAFADLLRACGGIEGLERVRFTSPHPAAFTDDVIDAMAETPNVMPSLHMPLQSGSDRILRAMRRSYRSAKFLGILERVRERIPHAAITTDIIVGFPGETEEDFQATLDVVEQSRFSSAFTFLYSPRPGTPAADMPDQVPADVASERYNRLVALQNRISLEENQAVVGRTVDILIAEGEGRKDADTARLTGRAEDNRLVHVALPDHLRPHVDSFSSDDHAEVLPRPGDMVTATVTYGAPHHLLADSALTGGTFSVRRTRAGDAWERARRRVAELDAEAAAPVTLGMPTVRR; encoded by the coding sequence ATGACTGAGACAGCCCTTCCTCGCACCTACGCCATCCGCACCCTCGGGTGCCAGATGAACGTCCACGACTCTGAACGTCTCGCCGGCCTCCTTGAGGGTGCCGGTTATCGACATGTCGACACCGTGCCAGAGGCGGCCGCGCGGGCCACGGACGCCGGTGACGCAGGCGCGGACATCATCGTCCTCAACACGTGCTCGGTCCGCGAGAATGCGGCGAGCCGTCTCTTCGGCAATCTCGGCCAGCTCGCGGCGGTCAAGCGTGACCGACCCGGCATGCAGATCGCGGTCGGCGGCTGCCTCGCGCAGCAGATGCGGGACGGGATCGTCGAGCGGGCCCCCTGGGTCGATGTCGTCCTCGGCACCCACAACCTCGACGTCCTGCCGACCCTGCTCGAGCGCGCGCGCCACAACAGCGAGGCGGCCGTCGAGATCGAGGAGTCGCTCAAGGTGTTCCCGTCGACTCTGCCGACAAAGAGGGAGTCGGCCTACGCGGCATGGGTGTCGATCTCCGTCGGCTGCAACAACACGTGCACGTTCTGCATCGTTCCCCACCTGCGCGGCAAGGAGCGGGACCGCCGTCCCGGTGAGGTCCTCGCCGAGATCGGTGCGGTTGTCGCCGATGGCGCCCTCGAGGTGACGCTCCTCGGGCAGAACGTCAATTCGTACGGCGTGGGCTTCGGTCAGAAGGGCGCCTTCGCCGATCTCCTGCGCGCCTGTGGCGGCATCGAGGGACTCGAGAGGGTCCGGTTCACGTCGCCGCACCCGGCAGCGTTCACCGACGACGTCATCGACGCGATGGCGGAGACGCCGAACGTCATGCCCTCGCTCCACATGCCGCTCCAGTCCGGCTCCGACAGGATCCTGCGGGCGATGAGGCGCTCCTACCGCTCCGCGAAGTTTCTCGGCATCCTCGAGCGCGTGCGAGAACGGATTCCCCACGCCGCCATCACGACCGATATCATCGTCGGCTTCCCGGGGGAGACCGAGGAGGACTTCCAGGCGACACTCGACGTCGTCGAGCAGTCGCGCTTCTCCTCCGCGTTCACCTTCCTCTACTCGCCCCGGCCCGGTACACCGGCGGCCGACATGCCCGACCAGGTCCCGGCTGACGTCGCAAGCGAGAGATATAACCGGCTCGTCGCCCTGCAGAACCGGATCTCGCTCGAGGAGAACCAGGCGGTCGTCGGCAGGACCGTCGATATCCTCATCGCCGAGGGCGAAGGCCGCAAGGATGCCGATACCGCGCGTCTGACGGGGAGGGCCGAGGACAACCGTCTCGTCCACGTCGCCCTACCCGATCACCTGCGCCCGCACGTCGACTCGTTCTCGAGCGACGATCACGCTGAAGTGCTGCCGCGGCCGGGAGACATGGTGACGGCGACCGTCACCTACGGAGCTCCGCACCACCTCCTCGCCGATTCTGCACTGACCGGTGGCACCTTCTCGGTCCGGCGGACGCGTGCGGGGGATGCGTGGGAGAGGGCCCGCAGGCGCGTCGCCGAGCTCGATGCTGAGGCGGCCGCCCCGGTCACGCTCGGCATGCCGACGGTGCGACGATGA
- the miaA gene encoding tRNA (adenosine(37)-N6)-dimethylallyltransferase MiaA — protein sequence MIIAVVGPTAVGKSAAAIDLAHRLGGPDAAEIIGADALQLYRGMDIGTAKVTAAERRGIAHHQIDVLDISEEASVAAYQARARRDAEVIVARGRTPIVVGGSGLYVSAILDRIDFPGTVPEVRTRLMADLERLGGAAMHARLAQIDPPSAAVIDARNERRVVRALEVNEVTGRSFQPVFPRHTSFYDDVIMVGLEMSGDVLEARIEARTRTMIEEGLLDEVRCLRERGLDNAPTARMATGYREALAVLDGDMTLSEAADAITAATRRLVKKQLTWFRRDPRIAWIDAGDAAAQIEQIIEETSAQ from the coding sequence ATGATCATTGCCGTCGTCGGGCCGACCGCTGTCGGCAAGTCGGCGGCGGCCATCGATCTCGCCCACCGGCTCGGCGGGCCCGACGCCGCCGAGATCATCGGCGCAGATGCTCTGCAGCTGTATCGGGGCATGGATATCGGCACCGCGAAGGTGACTGCAGCTGAACGGCGCGGCATCGCCCACCACCAGATCGACGTGCTCGACATCAGTGAGGAGGCGTCGGTCGCCGCCTACCAGGCGCGTGCCCGACGTGACGCCGAGGTCATCGTGGCAAGGGGGCGGACCCCCATCGTCGTCGGCGGCTCGGGTCTTTACGTCTCTGCCATCCTCGATCGGATCGACTTTCCCGGCACTGTGCCCGAGGTGCGGACCCGGCTCATGGCGGACCTCGAGCGGCTCGGCGGGGCGGCGATGCATGCGCGGCTCGCGCAGATCGATCCACCGTCGGCCGCCGTCATCGACGCCCGCAACGAGCGCCGCGTCGTCCGCGCCCTCGAGGTCAACGAGGTGACCGGTCGGTCCTTCCAGCCCGTCTTCCCCAGGCATACCTCCTTCTATGATGACGTCATCATGGTCGGGCTTGAGATGTCGGGGGATGTGCTGGAGGCTCGGATCGAGGCGCGTACGCGGACGATGATCGAGGAGGGACTCCTCGACGAGGTGCGGTGCCTCCGGGAGAGGGGCTTGGACAATGCGCCGACGGCACGCATGGCGACCGGATATCGGGAGGCCCTCGCCGTCCTTGACGGCGACATGACGCTGTCCGAGGCCGCCGATGCCATCACCGCCGCCACCCGCCGGCTCGTGAAGAAGCAGCTCACCTGGTTTCGCCGGGACCCGCGGATCGCCTGGATCGACGCCGGTGACGCCGCGGCGCAGATCGAGCAGATCATCGAAGAGACGTCAGCCCAGTAG
- a CDS encoding class I SAM-dependent methyltransferase, with protein sequence MSDHYFSPEPIGPDKRREHRFTIRGEVFTVETAGGVFSHDRIDKGTQVLLKYCEDPPEEGLLVDVGCGWGPITLALASASPNATVLAVDVNERARALTAANAARAGLTNVIVADPDEGLALARERGIAAIWSNPPVRIGKPALQQLLLDWFEHLDGYADIVVSKNLGSDSLSSWLGTRGYEVDRIGSSGGFRVLKVSDPRRRAPSA encoded by the coding sequence GTGTCAGACCACTATTTCTCCCCCGAGCCGATCGGACCAGACAAGCGGCGTGAGCACCGGTTCACGATCCGTGGCGAGGTCTTCACCGTCGAGACGGCGGGCGGTGTATTCTCTCACGACAGAATCGATAAGGGAACCCAGGTTCTGCTCAAATACTGCGAGGATCCGCCTGAGGAGGGACTTCTGGTCGATGTCGGCTGCGGCTGGGGGCCCATCACTCTCGCACTGGCCTCCGCCTCCCCCAACGCGACCGTGCTCGCCGTGGACGTCAACGAACGGGCTCGAGCACTGACTGCCGCCAACGCCGCTCGCGCCGGGTTGACGAATGTTATCGTCGCGGACCCCGATGAGGGGCTCGCACTCGCCCGCGAGCGCGGCATCGCAGCCATCTGGTCCAACCCGCCTGTCCGCATCGGCAAGCCGGCCCTTCAGCAGCTGCTTCTCGACTGGTTCGAGCACCTGGATGGGTACGCCGACATCGTCGTCTCGAAGAACCTCGGCTCCGACTCGCTGTCCTCGTGGCTCGGGACGCGCGGGTACGAGGTCGACCGGATCGGTTCGTCTGGCGGCTTCCGGGTGCTGAAGGTCAGCGACCCTCGCCGGCGAGCCCCGTCAGCATAA
- the hflX gene encoding GTPase HflX, translated as MSSREGTALQADADYRADYTGDSLDREERSALRRVPNLTTELDDITEVEYRQLRLENVILVGVWTSGTVEDAEVSLRELAALAETAGSVVRGGVLQRRAKPDNATYLGSGKAKELAQLVAETGADTVIVDTELSPNQRRNLEDVAKVKVIDRTTLILDIFAQHAKSREGKAQVELAQLEYLLPRLRGWGESMSRQAGGRVGSGDGIGARGPGETQIELDRRRIHQRMAKLKRDIAAMEPARRTQRSNRRRNALPSVVVVGYTNAGKSSLMNRLTDAGVLVENALFATLDPTVRRSATEDGRVYTISDTVGFVRSLPTQLVEAFRSTLEEAAEADLLLHVVDASHPDPVGQVDAVHAVLADVEGAEDVHELIILSKSDLADPVDVAALRSRYPGSVVVSAKTGEGIELLRSRIAELLPRPSVKVDVTVPFDRGDLISRAHTEGEILSEEYSEDGTVISALVDPELAADLRSAGD; from the coding sequence ATGAGTTCCCGGGAGGGGACAGCCCTGCAGGCAGACGCAGATTACCGGGCAGATTACACGGGCGACAGCCTCGATCGCGAGGAGCGCTCAGCGCTCCGGCGCGTACCGAATCTCACGACAGAGCTCGACGACATCACCGAGGTCGAATACCGACAGCTCCGCCTCGAGAATGTCATCCTCGTCGGCGTGTGGACCTCGGGAACGGTGGAGGACGCTGAGGTGTCCCTCCGTGAGCTTGCGGCCCTCGCCGAGACTGCGGGATCGGTCGTCCGGGGCGGTGTGCTTCAGAGGCGGGCCAAGCCCGACAACGCGACCTATCTTGGATCGGGCAAGGCCAAGGAGCTCGCTCAGCTCGTCGCCGAGACTGGGGCCGATACCGTCATCGTCGACACCGAGCTGTCCCCGAATCAGCGGCGCAACCTCGAGGACGTGGCGAAGGTCAAGGTCATCGACCGCACCACCCTCATCCTCGACATCTTCGCGCAGCACGCGAAGTCGCGCGAGGGTAAAGCACAGGTCGAGCTCGCCCAGCTCGAGTACCTTCTTCCTCGCCTGCGCGGCTGGGGCGAGTCGATGTCCCGCCAGGCCGGTGGCCGCGTCGGTTCCGGAGACGGCATCGGGGCCCGTGGTCCCGGCGAGACGCAGATCGAGCTCGACCGCCGTCGGATCCACCAGAGGATGGCGAAGCTCAAGCGCGACATCGCGGCCATGGAACCCGCGCGCCGCACCCAGCGCTCCAACCGGCGCCGCAACGCGCTGCCCTCCGTTGTCGTGGTGGGCTACACGAACGCCGGTAAGTCCTCGCTCATGAACCGTCTGACGGATGCGGGGGTGCTCGTCGAGAACGCGCTGTTCGCCACCCTCGATCCGACCGTGCGCCGCAGTGCGACGGAGGATGGGCGCGTGTACACGATCTCGGACACCGTCGGATTCGTCCGGTCGCTGCCAACCCAGCTCGTCGAGGCGTTCCGCTCGACCCTCGAGGAGGCCGCCGAGGCGGACCTTCTTCTCCATGTCGTCGATGCCTCGCATCCGGATCCCGTTGGCCAGGTCGATGCTGTCCACGCGGTCCTCGCCGATGTCGAGGGTGCGGAGGATGTTCACGAGCTCATCATCCTGTCGAAGTCCGATCTGGCGGACCCCGTCGACGTTGCGGCGCTTCGCTCCCGGTACCCGGGCTCGGTCGTCGTGTCCGCGAAGACGGGTGAGGGAATCGAGCTGCTCCGCTCCCGCATCGCCGAACTCCTGCCGCGACCCTCGGTCAAGGTCGACGTCACCGTCCCGTTCGACCGCGGCGATCTCATCTCACGCGCCCACACCGAGGGAGAGATCCTCTCCGAGGAGTACAGCGAAGACGGCACGGTGATCTCCGCTCTTGTCGATCCTGAGCTTGCGGCGGACCTCCGCAGTGCCGGTGATTGA
- a CDS encoding ATP-dependent DNA helicase, translating into MPVIDVLDAVVDSIGGSRREGQVEMAEAVYDALDGGGHLLVQAGTGTGKSMGYLVPVAMWCAKTGGRAIVSTATLALQRQITQEDAPRVVDAVAEATGVRVKTALLKGWQNYACLKRINQDGQEALFGDGEATRMGEQVVRARQWALESETGDRDALVPGVPDLVWRQISVSKQECDGRECPLFTECFPEKARQAAMEADIVITNHAMLGVQSSGIEVLPPAGAIVVDEAHDLVGRVTNQLTIRIGSSDISRISRMMRGLGKLDSEFVRHGDSLLAALKDVDGRMRLIPDSVRESLGAMARALKESCESEQWAKAFMKDVDDLLADDGCVVWASEQTLYGAPLDVAGPIADKIFAERATVLTSATLEVGGSFKPMAHQVGLAFPSQGPWEGIDVGSPFDYGRQGILYVGADLPPPGRDGQSDEALERMAELIRSSGGGALGLFSSRRGAEAAAEYLRKHLDVPILCQGEDQLSTLVDQFKADEHSCLIGTLSLWQGIDIPGPACRLVLIDRIPFPRPDDPVSQARTEQISRHGGNGFMQVSATHAAILLAQAAGRLLRSTSDRGVVAVFDSRLLTKAYGAYLRAGMPPMWPTSDLEIAKTSLERLSQSLVTTEQSSRA; encoded by the coding sequence GTGCCGGTGATTGATGTTCTCGATGCCGTCGTCGACTCGATCGGCGGCAGCCGCCGAGAGGGGCAGGTCGAGATGGCGGAGGCCGTCTACGATGCCCTCGACGGCGGCGGGCATCTGCTCGTCCAGGCCGGCACCGGTACCGGCAAGTCCATGGGCTATCTCGTGCCCGTCGCAATGTGGTGCGCGAAGACCGGCGGCCGCGCCATCGTCTCCACGGCGACGCTCGCCCTCCAGCGGCAGATCACGCAGGAGGATGCCCCCCGCGTCGTCGACGCTGTCGCCGAGGCAACAGGCGTGCGCGTCAAGACGGCCCTGCTCAAGGGCTGGCAGAACTACGCCTGCCTGAAGAGGATCAACCAGGACGGTCAGGAGGCCCTCTTCGGCGATGGTGAGGCGACCCGCATGGGGGAGCAGGTCGTTCGGGCCCGTCAGTGGGCGCTCGAGTCCGAAACGGGCGACCGGGATGCTCTTGTCCCCGGGGTTCCTGATCTCGTGTGGCGCCAGATCTCGGTGTCGAAGCAGGAGTGTGACGGCCGGGAATGCCCCCTGTTCACCGAGTGCTTCCCTGAGAAGGCAAGGCAGGCCGCCATGGAGGCGGACATCGTCATCACCAACCACGCGATGCTGGGGGTTCAATCCTCGGGTATCGAGGTGCTGCCCCCTGCCGGAGCCATCGTCGTCGACGAGGCGCACGACCTCGTCGGCCGCGTCACCAACCAGTTGACGATCCGCATCGGCTCCTCCGACATCTCTCGCATCTCCCGGATGATGCGGGGGCTGGGCAAGCTCGATTCCGAGTTCGTCCGCCATGGCGACAGTCTTCTCGCCGCCCTGAAGGACGTCGACGGGCGCATGCGACTCATCCCGGACTCCGTGCGGGAGTCCCTGGGCGCGATGGCTCGCGCGCTCAAGGAATCGTGCGAGTCGGAGCAGTGGGCCAAAGCCTTCATGAAGGACGTCGACGATCTGCTCGCCGATGATGGGTGCGTCGTGTGGGCCTCGGAGCAGACCCTCTATGGAGCTCCTCTCGACGTGGCCGGCCCAATCGCCGACAAGATCTTCGCCGAACGAGCCACGGTGCTCACCTCGGCGACCCTCGAGGTCGGGGGCTCCTTCAAGCCGATGGCGCATCAGGTTGGCCTCGCTTTTCCCAGTCAGGGGCCATGGGAAGGAATCGACGTCGGATCGCCCTTCGACTACGGCAGACAGGGAATCCTCTACGTCGGCGCCGATCTGCCGCCGCCCGGCCGCGACGGCCAGAGTGACGAGGCCCTCGAGCGGATGGCAGAGCTCATCCGCTCCTCGGGAGGTGGAGCGCTCGGCCTGTTCTCATCCCGGCGCGGCGCCGAAGCCGCGGCCGAGTACCTGCGCAAGCACCTGGACGTTCCGATCCTCTGCCAGGGCGAGGACCAGCTGTCGACTCTCGTCGACCAGTTCAAGGCGGATGAGCACTCATGCCTCATCGGTACGCTGTCGCTGTGGCAGGGGATCGACATTCCCGGCCCCGCGTGTCGCCTCGTCCTCATCGATCGGATCCCATTCCCCCGGCCGGACGACCCCGTCTCGCAGGCGCGGACAGAGCAGATCTCCCGGCACGGCGGGAACGGTTTCATGCAGGTGTCGGCGACGCACGCCGCCATTCTCCTGGCACAGGCCGCTGGCCGGTTGCTGCGGAGTACGAGCGATCGCGGTGTCGTCGCCGTCTTCGATTCTCGTCTCCTCACGAAGGCATACGGCGCGTACCTGAGGGCGGGGATGCCGCCCATGTGGCCGACCTCCGACCTGGAGATCGCCAAGACGTCACTCGAGCGCCTGAGTCAGAGCCTCGTGACGACGGAGCAGAGCAGCAGGGCATAG
- the lexA gene encoding transcriptional repressor LexA has translation MSEKPSGRQLTILEFLRQFIADNGYAPTVRETCTGIGLSSPSSVKYHFDALEKKGLIERDPRRPRTLMLTDAALEAMPGQNPPIELGFSHADSVEVPLVGRIAAGSPILADQMVEEVFSIPRQMTGTGEMFMLEVSGDSMIDVGIFDGDWVVVRRQQVAEKGDIVAALIDDEATVKTFDRKDGHVWLLPQNPAYAPIPGDRSTILGRVVTVIRAL, from the coding sequence ATGAGCGAGAAGCCCTCGGGACGGCAGCTGACGATTCTCGAGTTCCTGCGACAGTTCATCGCCGACAATGGGTACGCCCCAACCGTGAGGGAGACGTGCACCGGCATCGGCCTCTCGAGCCCCTCCTCGGTCAAGTACCACTTCGACGCGCTGGAGAAGAAGGGCCTCATCGAGCGCGACCCGCGCAGGCCCCGCACCCTCATGTTGACCGATGCCGCGCTCGAGGCAATGCCGGGGCAGAATCCCCCGATCGAACTCGGGTTCTCCCACGCCGACTCAGTTGAGGTCCCCCTCGTCGGCCGCATCGCCGCCGGCTCACCCATCCTCGCCGACCAGATGGTTGAGGAGGTCTTCTCGATTCCCCGTCAGATGACGGGCACCGGTGAGATGTTCATGCTCGAAGTCTCCGGCGATTCCATGATCGACGTCGGCATCTTCGATGGCGACTGGGTCGTCGTCCGACGCCAGCAGGTCGCCGAGAAGGGCGACATCGTCGCCGCACTCATCGACGACGAAGCCACCGTCAAGACGTTCGACCGGAAGGACGGACACGTCTGGCTGCTTCCGCAGAACCCCGCGTATGCCCCGATTCCCGGCGACAGGTCGACAATCCTCGGCCGTGTTGTCACCGTGATCCGCGCCCTCTGA
- the nrdR gene encoding transcriptional regulator NrdR gives MHCPFCHNTDSRVIDSRSLDDGQAIRRRRECPACKRRFTTTETASLVVVKRSGATEPFSREKIIAGVWKACQGRPVSRSDLAVLASQVEEAVRASGAAHINSDDIGRVILGPLRDLDQIAYLRFASVYSNFETLDDFQHAIEELRAGGSKESED, from the coding sequence GTGCACTGTCCTTTCTGCCACAATACTGATTCCCGAGTCATCGACTCCCGTTCTCTCGATGACGGGCAGGCGATCCGGCGCCGGCGGGAATGTCCCGCGTGCAAACGCCGATTCACAACCACTGAGACGGCGTCCCTCGTCGTCGTCAAGCGTTCCGGCGCGACCGAGCCGTTCTCCCGCGAAAAGATCATAGCCGGGGTATGGAAGGCCTGTCAGGGTCGCCCAGTCTCCCGCAGTGACCTCGCGGTTCTCGCGAGCCAGGTGGAAGAGGCGGTGCGCGCATCAGGAGCCGCCCACATCAACTCGGACGACATCGGCCGAGTCATTCTCGGCCCGCTCCGCGACCTCGACCAGATCGCTTACCTGCGATTCGCGTCCGTCTATTCGAACTTCGAAACGCTCGACGACTTCCAGCACGCCATTGAAGAGCTTCGCGCAGGTGGATCCAAGGAGTCTGAGGACTGA